The following DNA comes from Pseudomonas sp. Tri1.
GATCCTCCTGGCGCTTTACAGGCTCAAGGCTCGTCGCCGGCAACAGGAGGCCTGAGCAATGGAAACCTCAATGACTGACCAACACACGCCCGTTTCATCCTCATCCGCCCCTGGGGTGTCCCGGCGCAGCCTGCTGCGCGGCTCGATCACCCTCGGCCTGACAGCTCTGGTCGGGGGCCTCGGCCCTTGGCAATCGGTGATGGCCATGGCCGAGGGCGACCAGGACTTCATCACCCTGTCGCAATTCCTCGTCAGTCGCCCGGTCAACCCGGTCCTGGCGGCGCGCTACTACCGCGCCCTGAGCCGACGCGCACCGAACTTCAGTGGCAATGTCGGAGCCCTCAGGCAACTGGTCGACGGGCAGGGTTTCAAGCATGTGGATGAATACCTGGCCCAGCCCAACCCGGACCCATCGCTGAAAGCGACGGCCACCAGCATCATCTCGGCCTGGTACCTGGGCATCGTCGGCGAGCTCGCCGACGCCGAACTGATCAGCTACCGCGAAGCGCTGATGTATCGCCCGACCCACGGCATCCTCATCATCCCAACCTACGGTGGCGGCCCCGACTCCTGGGGCACCAAGCCAGCCGACACTCAGGATTTCAAACTATGAGCAGCGTTGCTTACGACGCCGACGTGGTCGTCATCGGCTCCGGCGTGATGGGTGGCCTGATTGCCAGCGGCCTGGCCAAGGCGAACAAATCAGTGATCGTCCTCGAAGCGGGCCCACGGGTGAACCGCCGCGACATCGTCGAGACCTTCCGCAATGCGCCGGTCAAGCTCTCGCTGGCCAACGCCAAGCTGCAGGGTGCCGGTTCGCCCTATCCGAGCCTGCCCCATGCACCTTCCACCTATGGCGACTACCTGCAACAGGTCGGCCCGGTAAAGTACAACACCTCCTACCTGCGCGTAGTCGGCGGCACCACCTGGCATTTCGGCTCCTCGCTGTGGCGCATGCTGCCCAATGACTTTCGCCTCAACTCCCTCTACGGGCGCGGGCGCGACTGGCCGATCAGCTACGACGAACTGGAGCCTTTCTACGCCCGCGCCGAGACCGAGCTGGGCGTGTCCGGGGTCGACGGCCAGGATGAAAGCGGCCAGGGCGGTGCGGCCTATCCACCGCGCTCGATCCCCTACCCAATGGAAGGCCTCAAGCCCAGCTACATGTTCAAG
Coding sequences within:
- a CDS encoding sorbitol dehydrogenase family protein; its protein translation is MTDQHTPVSSSSAPGVSRRSLLRGSITLGLTALVGGLGPWQSVMAMAEGDQDFITLSQFLVSRPVNPVLAARYYRALSRRAPNFSGNVGALRQLVDGQGFKHVDEYLAQPNPDPSLKATATSIISAWYLGIVGELADAELISYREALMYRPTHGILIIPTYGGGPDSWGTKPADTQDFKL